One Nicotiana tomentosiformis chromosome 4, ASM39032v3, whole genome shotgun sequence genomic window carries:
- the LOC104116501 gene encoding uncharacterized protein: MEDLMKAFIIKTDERLETHGAAIRNLERQVAQIASLLSEKTPRTLPADTERNLKETINAVSLRNGKVLQDPLVTEKNAFRGNQVQNEVRAEQNDDLKEKNKSEVPTRKKKDKQRMNEDTEERKYMPVLPFPQKQRREKLDKQFGRFLEVLKQVYVNIPFTELLSHMLAYDKFLKDILSKKRKVEDTSVVRLTEHCSAILQNKLPQKCEDPRSFAIPCSLGTIKFKTTLCDLGIVEDVLVRVDKFVFPVDFIMVNMEKNMEIPMGGYGQSNSGYSGKVTHAQSGGKKG, encoded by the exons ATGGAAGAtttaatgaaggccttcattattaAGACAGATGAGAGACTTGAAACTCATGGTGCAGCTATTCGAAACTTAGAGAGGCAAGTGGCGCAGATTGCTAGTCTGTTGTCCGAGAAGACTCCAAGAACCCTCCCTGCGGATACCGAAAGGAATCTAAAGGAAACAATAAATGCAGTGTCTTTGAGGAATGGCAAAGTATTGCAAGATCCATTGGTAACTGAGAAGAATGCGTTCAGGGGAAATCAAGTTCAAAATGAAGTGAGGGCAGAGCAAAATGATGATCTGAAGGAGAAGAATAAATCTGAAGTTCCAACaaggaaaaagaaagacaaaCAAAGAATGAATGAGGATACCGAGGAGAGAAAATACATGCCTGTTCTACCATTCCCCCAGAAGCAAAGAAGAGAAAAGTTGGACAAACAATTCGGGCGCTTTCTAGAAGTGCTCAAGCAGGTGTATGTGAATATACCTTTCACAGAGTTGCTTTCACACATGCTAGCTTATGATAAATTTTTGAAGGATATATTGTCCAAGAAGAGGAAAGTGGAAGATACATCGGTGGTCAggctcacagagcattgtagtgcCATTTTGCAAAATAAGCTGCCTCAAAAATGTGAAGATCCAAGGAGTTTtgctataccttgctctttaggaactATTAAATTTAAAACAACTTTGTGTGATTTAG gaatagtggaagatgtgttggTTCGGGTGGACAAATTTGTGTTTCCTGTGGACTTCATTATGGTGAACATGGAGAAGAATATGGAGATCCCTATGGGTGGCTACGGGCAGAGCAATTCTGGATATTCAGGAAAGGTAACTCATGCTCAGAGTGGGGGGAAGAAAGGCTGA